In Corynebacterium afermentans subsp. afermentans, a genomic segment contains:
- the hutI gene encoding imidazolonepropionase, producing MSTFITGISELRTVSELGTIKDAAMLIDDGVVTWVGPANEAPAEAAKAAETVDVEKRAVLPGWVDSHTHMVFDGNRAEEFEARMAGEGYAAGGIAVTMEATRSAGEERLDKLVAERIAAAQALGTTTFETKTGYGLNVESEAEAARVAARHVDEVTFLGAHLVPPGADADEYLDEVVGPMLDAVKDHVQWIDVFCERGAFNEEQSRRVLEAGKAAGLGVRVHGNQLGEGPGVKLAVETGAASVDHVNYLSDEDIKLLAESETVATLLPACDLSTREELAPGRKLIDAGATVAIASNLNPGTSYTSSMNFCVTTAVLQQRLTLDEAIEAATTGGAKALRRHNVGDGKDPQGRPAKGTLVPGAAADLHILDAENAINLAYRPGMPITWQTWVAGQKVYG from the coding sequence ACCTTCATCACCGGTATTTCCGAGCTGCGCACCGTCTCAGAGCTCGGCACCATCAAAGACGCCGCAATGCTTATCGACGACGGCGTGGTCACCTGGGTCGGCCCCGCCAACGAGGCGCCAGCTGAGGCGGCGAAGGCGGCGGAAACTGTAGACGTCGAGAAGCGAGCTGTGCTCCCTGGCTGGGTGGATTCCCACACGCACATGGTCTTCGACGGCAACCGCGCCGAGGAGTTCGAGGCGCGCATGGCCGGCGAAGGCTACGCCGCCGGCGGCATCGCCGTGACCATGGAAGCCACCCGCTCCGCGGGCGAGGAGCGCCTGGACAAACTGGTGGCGGAGCGCATCGCCGCGGCGCAGGCGCTGGGCACCACCACCTTTGAAACCAAGACCGGCTACGGCCTCAACGTCGAATCCGAGGCCGAGGCCGCGCGCGTGGCAGCCCGCCACGTCGACGAAGTCACCTTCCTCGGCGCCCACCTCGTGCCGCCGGGGGCGGACGCCGACGAGTACCTCGACGAGGTCGTCGGCCCGATGCTCGACGCGGTAAAGGACCACGTGCAGTGGATCGACGTGTTCTGCGAGCGCGGCGCGTTCAACGAGGAGCAGTCCCGCCGCGTCCTCGAGGCCGGCAAGGCCGCTGGCCTGGGCGTTCGCGTGCACGGCAACCAGCTCGGCGAAGGCCCCGGCGTGAAGCTCGCCGTGGAGACGGGTGCCGCCAGCGTCGACCACGTGAACTACCTGTCCGACGAAGACATCAAGCTGCTGGCCGAGTCGGAGACCGTCGCGACGCTGCTGCCCGCCTGCGACCTGTCCACCCGCGAGGAGCTCGCCCCGGGCCGCAAGCTCATCGACGCCGGCGCAACCGTCGCCATCGCCTCCAACCTGAACCCGGGCACCTCGTACACCTCCTCGATGAACTTCTGCGTCACCACCGCGGTGCTGCAGCAGCGCCTCACCCTCGACGAGGCCATCGAGGCTGCCACCACCGGCGGCGCGAAGGCATTGCGACGCCACAACGTCGGCGACGGCAAGGACCCCCAAGGCCGACCGGCGAAGGGCACCCTCGTGCCCGGCGCGGCCGCCGACCTGCACATCCTCGACGCCGAGAACGCCATCAACCTGGCGTACCGCCCGGGCATGCCGATCACCTGGCAGACCTGGGTCGCAGGCCAAAAGGTCTACGGCTAG